The genomic region GCATGGAAGGCAAAATGTTCGCGCCACTGGCGTTCACCATTTCGATTGCACTGGCCATTTCACTGGTACTGTCGCTCACGCTCACGCCCGTGTTGTCGTCTTACCTGCTCAAGGGCGGTGCCGAACACGACACGCGTCTCATCGCGGCCATCAAGCGCCCTTACCTGCACTTGCTTAATACTGCGCTGCTGCACAGACGCAAGACCCTGATTATCAGCATTGCCGCCTTTGCCGGCGCGATTTTGCTGGTACCGTTCCTGGGCAGCAGCTTCATCCCGGAAATGAAGGAAGGCTCCATCGTGCCCGGCATTAACCGCGTGCCTAACATTTCGCTGGAAGAGTCCGTGCGCATGGAACAGGAAGGTATGCGCCTGATTATGCAGGTACCCGGTGTGAAGTCAGTGGTATCCGGTGTTGGTCGCGGCGAAAGCCCGGCTGATTCGCAAGGCCCCAACGAATCCACCCCCATCGTCAGCCTAAAGCCGCGCGACGAATGGCCAAAAGGCTGGACTCAGGACAATATCGCTGAAGCCATCCGCACCAAGCTCGCAGCTTTACCCGGCGTGCAAATTGTGATGGCACAGCCGATTTCAGATCGGGTGGATGAATTGTTGACTGGCGTGCGCTCGGATATAGCCATCAAGGTGTTTGGCGATGATATGGACGAGCTCAAGCGCAAAGCCGATGCCATCGCCAAAGTTGCACGCACCGTGCCGGGGGCGCAGGATATCCGCGTCGATCGCGTTACCGGTCAGCAATATCTGGTCATCGACATTGATCGTCCGACCATCGCGCGTTATGGCATGAACGTGTCGGACGTGCAGGATCTGATCGAAACCGCCATCGGCGGCAAAGTGGCGACGGAGATTTTTGAAGGCGAACGCCGTTTCCAGGCCACGGTACGCTTGCCTGCGGCATTCCGCGACAATATTGAAACCATCCGCCATATTCTAATCACCACGCCATCCGGCGCACAGGTGAATTTGAGTGACTTGGCGCGCATCAATGTGGTGGAAGGCCCGGCCCAGATCAACCGCGAAATGGGCAAGCGCCGTATCGTGGTCGGCGTCAATGTGAAAGACCGCGATCTGGGCAGCTTTGTGGCCGAATTGCAGCAGAAGGTGGACAAACAGATTAAATTGCCGGAAGGCTACTATCTGGAGTGGGGTGGACAATTCCAGAACATGGAACGCGCCATGGGCCACTTGATGGTGATTATTCCGATTACCATTGCCGCCATATTCTTCCTGCTGTTCCTGCTGTTCGGCTCATTGCGTCTGGCTACCCTGATTATTCTGGTGCTGCCATTCGCCTCGATAGGTGGCGTCATCGGCCTGTTCATCAGCGGCGAATACCTGTCGGTCCCCGCGTCAGTCGGCTTCATCGCGCTGTGGGGCATGGCGGTATTGAACGGCGTAGTACTGGTATCCTATATCCGCTCACTCCGCGAACAGGGAAAATCCATCGCAGAAGCCGTTACTGAAGGTGCTGCGATGCGCTTCCGACCGGTAATGATGACTGCCACCGTGGCCATGCTCGGTCTGGTACCGTTTCTGTTCTCCACCGGGCCCGGATCGGAAATCCAGCGCCCGCTTGCTATCGTAGTAATTGGCGGCCTGATCACATCGACACTATTGACGCTGGTGGTGTTACCCGCACTGTATAAATGGTTCGATGAACCGCCTATTGAAGCCTAAGGAACGACGATGAAAGAAATTCGTGCCATTATTCGCCCCAAACGCCTGTCGCAATTACGTGAAGCACTACGCGACATTTCCCATTTCCCCGGCGTAACCATATTTCGGGGTGAAGGCTTTACTGCGCCCGAATCTATCGACCGCCGCAGTCTGCGTGCGGAGTTGACCGACTTCACCGATAAGGTGATGGTGTCGATCATTGCCCGTGATGAAATGGTCGATGCCATTACCGAAGTCATCATGCGCGAATGTCGCACTAGCCAGATTGGCGATGGGCTGATCTGGGTGATGCCGGTGGTCAGCGTGCAGCGTATCCGTGACGGCCACTGGCTGCAGGCCAGTGAAAACGGCATCGAATGCCCGTCCTCACAGAGTGATATTGTTTAATAGATCGCAGATTCAAGTTTGAAATACAATTTTCAGGCGAGGCTGGTCAAGCGAGTAGGGTGCGCTAGCATCCATGCTTTTTTTGACCAGCCAGTCGGAATTGCAAAAATTCACTACACACCCTACCCGGAAAAACGATATCAGATTTACATCTTGAAGAAAGCTGGATAAAAGCTTTGTCGAAAGCCTTTAATTCCATGCCTGAAATAAACCCTTCATCGACGAAATTTCCTCCTTGGCGTATTTATTCCGCGCCCTGGATTGGACACAATCCATCATCTTTATGCTCATAAAAAGTGCATTTGCATACAATGTTATCAGGTACTTTCAGCTGTTTTATATGTAAATAAATCACCTCACAATAAACATACACAAGATTATTCATCGTTTAACAACTGCTTATAAAATACATTTTCAAAAACATCATTTTTGGCACATTACATGCAATACCTCCTTATGTTTTTCACAACTTTGGAGATATTCATGAAACTTATCAGCAATAAAACATACCGGTGGCTTGCAGTTTTGCCATTTATTTTTTCCCTTAATGGTGGCTTACACGCCGAAACTATTGCACGTTATGGAATTTCCATGACCGATATTCCACTCACCACAGGGCAGCCTGACCGAGGGGCAGGTGCTTACCAGTTCACCGGCCATACTCTCTATGACCCATTGATTGCATGGGAAGCAAATATAAGCAATCATCCCGGCAAACTGGTACCAGGCTTGGCCACTAGCTGGAAAGTGGATGCCAAGGATCATAAAAAATGGCTGTTCACCCTTCGTCAGGGCGTAAAGTTCCATGACAGCTCGGAGTTCAAAGCAGATGCAGTGATCTGGAATCTGGATAAGGTACTGGCTGACAAATCGCCGCAATTCGATGCCAAGCAAAGCGCCCAAGTACGTCCACGCATCCCTTCCATCGCCTCTTATCGCAAGGTGAATGACTATACCGTGGAGATTACCACAAAGGACGTAGATGCCTTGTTTCCCTATCAACTACCCTGGTTTTTGATTTCCAGCCCTGCACAATGGGAAAAAATGGGCAAAGACTGGAGCCAAGTCGCTATTCATCCTTCCGGAACCGGCCCATTCAAGCTGGATAAGCTGGTGCCCAGAGAGCGCGCAGACCTGGTGAAGAACAAGGATTATTGGGATAAGACGCGCATAGCCAAAACTGATCGTATCGTGCTGATACCAATTCCCGATGCGATGACACGGGTCAACGCCTTACTGAATGGCCAGGTGGATATCATCGAGACACCACCGCCTGATGTTTTGCCACAACTCAAGAGTGCTGGTTTCAGGATTGTACAGAATATCACCCCACACGTCTGGCCCTATCATTTCTCAACATTACCCGGTTCACCCTGGGCCGACATCCGCGTGAGAAAAGCCGCCAATCTGGCCATCGACCGGGACGCAGTCGTCAAGCTGCTCAATGGTCTGGCGACCCCGGCCACAGGGCAAATGGATATCACCAGCCCTTGGTTCGGCAAACCCACGTTTAAAATACACTACGACCTCGCCGCTGCCCGTAAGCTGATGGCCGAGGCAGGTTACAGCAAAGAGCATCCACTGGTAGCAAAGGTAATCATCGCTCAGGGCGGCACAGGCCAGATGCTTTCATTACCCATGAACGAGTTCATCCAACAGAGTCTGGCAGAAGTGAATATTCAAGTAAGCTTCGAAGTAGTGGAACTGGAGAATCTGTACCTGCACTGGCGTAGCGGTGCTAAGGCCGACATGAATGCTGGCAAAGGAATCTCTGCTATCAACCTGGCCTACGTCACTGCCGACCCATTCTATGGCATCACCCGTTTCGTGGACAGTCACTATATTGCACCAAATGGTGTGAACTGGGGCGGGTACAACAACCCCAAGGTTGATGAGATGGTGGATAAAATTCGCACTTCCTTCGACACCAAAGTCCAAGACGGGTTGTTGGCCAAAGTGCACGAAACCATGGTGAATGATGCGCTGATGTTGTGGGTAGTTCATGATGTTAACCCGCACGCACTCTCACCCAAGGTTAAGGAATTTGTGCAGGCTCAGCACTGGTTTCAAGATCTGACCACCATTCGTATGTAATCCATCTGGCCGTGCTCCGCCGGCCTTTCACCGGCCGGTGGCGGAATTGAAGAAAGCGATTCATGTTAATTTATATACTCAAGCGTGTGCTGTATGCCATCCCCATCGCACTCAGCGTAACGGTGGTGTCCTTCATGCTGGTCTATCTGGCCCCGGGTGACCCTCTCAATGCGATCGCGCCAGCCGATGCGCCTGCAGATGTCATTGCAAGCTTAAAGAGCGCTTACGGCCTGGATCGGCCTGTTCCCGTTCAGTATGGTATGTGGCTACTGCGGGCTGTGCAGGGAGATCTCGGAACCTCTATTGCTTCAGGCCGATCAGTAACGGGTGAAGTCATGAGCGCAGTCAGTAACACATTGATGCTGGCAGGCTTTGCCTCCTTCGCGGGCGTGCTGGTGGGTTGCATTCTGGGTGCGCTGGCCGGGTACCATCGTGACAGCTGGATAGACCGGCTAGCTACGGCGCTTTCCGTGATCGGGGTGAGTATCCCGCATTACTGGCTGGGCCTTGTACTCACCATTATTTTCTCTATCTGGCTGGGCTGGTTGCCAGCGATGGGCGCAGGTCCCGGAGGTTCAGGTGAATGGTTGTGGGATTTCGAACATCTGCAATATCTGGTGCTACCGGCTTTGACGCTGTCGGTCATTCCCATGGGTATCATCACCCGCACCGTGCGTGCTCTGGTGTCTGATATGCTGGAGCAGGAATTTGTGATGGCCTTGCGGGCCAGGGGTTTATCTGGCCGCGCCGTCTTCCGCCATATCGCAAAGAATACGGCGCCCACTGTACTGGCTGTAGCCGGCCTGCAAATCGGCTACCTTATGGGCGGCTCGATTCTGGTAGAAACGGTCTTCGCCTGGCCGGGTACCGGTTTTTTGCTTAATACCGCAATCTTCCAGCGTGACATGCCTTTGCTTCAGGGCACACTTTTGGTGTTGTGCATGTTCTTCGTCGTCCTCAATCTGATCGTGGACATTGTGCAACCCATGATTGACCCGCGCATGGGTCGGAACTGAACGTGACCATGACAAATTCTCTCTCTATGCCACTATCCGCAGTGGCGGCAGCACGCAGTCGCAGTTACTGGGCCACAGTGTGGTATCAGTTGCTACACGACCCGATGGCACTGTTTACCGCCTTTATCCTGCTGCTGATTGTAGGTGCTGCCGTTTTTGCTCCCTGGCTCTCGCCCGCTGATCCCTACAAGGCCAGCATGCTGCACCGTCTGCTGCCGCTAGGCAGCGAGGGCCACCTGCTGGGTACCGACGAGCTTGGTCGGGATATGCTTTCCCGGCTAATGTACGGCGGGCGTATCTCATTGCTGATGGGTGTCATCCCGGTGTTAGTCGCCTTTGTCATAGGAACATCCATGGGTCTTTTTGCGGGTTACGCGGGCGGCTGGGTAAATATGGTCATCATGCGCGTGCTGGATGTATTCTATGCGTTTCCATCAGTACTGCTGGCGGTGGCGATTTCCGGCGCGCTGGGGCCAGGTATGAGCAACAGTCTGATTGCACTGAGCCTGATCTTCATTCCCCAGGTAGTGCGGGTAGCTGAGAGCGTGACTACGCAGGTACGCAAACTGGACTACATTGAAGCGGCCCGTATGAGCGGTGCGGGGACATTTTCCATTATCCGTGTCCATGTGCTGAGCAACGTACTGGGCCCGGTATTCGTCTATAGCACGGGGCTGTTGAGTGTCAGTATGATTCTTGCCTCAGGGTTATCTTTCCTGGGCCTGGGCGTAAAGCCGCCCGAGCCTGAGTGGGGTCTGATGCTCAATACCCTGCGATCGGCCATTTATATCAACCCCTGGTTGGCAGCTTTACCTGGCGTGCTGATTTTTATAACCTCAATCGCATTCAATCTGCTGGCAGATAGCGTGCGTACCGCAATGGACATTCGTCGATGAAGATCAATTTCCCTGTCACAGATCGTAGTGGTCCGGCCCAACCCCTGCTGATCGTACGTGATCTGAAAAAATATTTTCCGGTACGGGGCAGCCTGCTTACACGCAAGCGTCAATTCGTCCATGCTGTGGACGGCGTAAGCTTCTCCGTACCTAAGGGCAAGACACTGGGCATTGTCGGCGAATCCGGCTGCGGAAAATCCACTACGGCCCGCCTCATTGCTCGCCTGATGGCAGTGGATAGTGGCAGCATGATCTTCGACGGCGAAGGTGTGGATGAATACGGCGGCATTGAGCTCAAGGAGTTTCGCCGCAACCTGCAAATGGTGTTCCAAGATTCTTACGCCTCACTTAATCCGCGACTCAGCATCACTGAGACCATCGCCTATGGACCCCAAATCCATGGTGTTTCAGCAACACAAGCCAATCGAATCACGCGGGACCTTCTCGCCCGTGTCGGTCTGGAGCCTGATCAGTTTGGTGCCCGCTATCCCCACGAACTGTCCGGCGGGCAGCGGCAAAGGGTGAATATCGCCCGGGCGCTGGCCTTTGATCCCAGGATGGTAATACTCGACGAGGCGGTGGCGGCGCTGGATAAATCGGTTCAGGCCCAGGTTCTTAACTTGCTTCAGGAACTTAAGGATGAACGACAACTCACGTATCTGTTCATTTCTCACGATCTTCATGTGGTTCATTACCTGAGCGATCATGTGATGGTCATGTACCTGGGTGAAGTCGTAGAAACCGGGCCGGTAGAGAATATCTATGGTCAGGCTGCGCATCCGTATACGCTGGCATTGCTGTCCGCAGTGCCTTCCATGGATCCCGATCATCGCACTCAGGCCTCGCCTCTCATGGGCGACCCACCCAATCCAATCAATCCGCCCGGCGGCTGCCGATTCCGCGAGCGTTGCTCACATGCACATCAGGTCTGCGAAGCACAAACCCCGACCCTCATGACTGTGGGCGGAAATGAGCAACATCTGGTAGCTTGCCACATGAATAACAATCATTCAGGCCACCCGAAAAGCAATCAGGAGATTTCAGTATGAACATGGTCTCCCTGCAGGATCTCAGTGTGGAGTTTTGCGGCAACCGAACTGCCAGCGCCCTCAATCAGGTCAACCTCGAACTCGGGAAGGGCGAAGTGCTCGGATTGTTGGGCGAGTCAGGATCAGGTAAAAGCGTTACTTTACGCACCCTGCTGCGCCTGTATCCGACTCACAATACCCATATCAGCGGCCATATCCGTGTGGACGGTCGTGATGTGCTGGCGCTCAAGGGACGTGAGCTAGAGCTCTACCGGGGTGGCACCGTCTCGATGGTTTTTCAGGAGCCGGGACTGGCCTTTGATCCAGTCTATACGATCGGTCAGCAAATCACCGAGGCGATCCGCATACATGAAGCCATCGATGAGAAAACCGCCCGCCAGCAAGCGTTGAGTATGCTGGACAGGGTGCAGATTCCCCAGGCGAAACGACGTTTCGACGCCTATCCAAACGAGCTTTCCGGCGGTATGCGGCAGCGGGCCATGATCGCTCTGGCACTGGCCTGTAAGCCGAAATTGCTGCTGGCAGACGAACCGACCACTGCACTGGACGCTTCAGTGCAGATTCAGATATTGCTACTGCTACGTGAATTGCAGCAGGAAACGGGGATGTCTGTCATTTTCGTAACGCACGACATCGGTGCCGCAGTAGAAATAGCAGATCGCATTGCCGTGATGTATGCAGGGCGCGTTGTTGAGCAAGGGCAGGTAGCTCAGATCGTACGCCAGCCTCGGCATCCTTACACCGCCGGACTGCTGGCTTCCAGCGTGGGGATGGAAAATCGTGGAAAAGTCCTGATGGCCGTGCCCGGCTCGCCGCCGGATCTGGCATTCCTGCCACCGGGTTGCAGCTTTGCGCCCCGTTGCGCACGCAGCGACGCGCAATGTCAGCGCGAGCACCCGCCGACTGTCATTCGAGGCAGTGAATCTCTGGCCTGTTTCCATCCTATCCTGCCTTTCACGGAGGCCGCATGAGTCAGACTGAATCCCAGGAAAACACACGCAGCAGGGGTGGTCTGGCAGACGAAATTTGCCGAAAAATAGCCGACGAAATTGTACTGGGCAATTTTGCCCCGAGCACCCATCTGGATGAAGTAAGCCTAGCCGAGCGTTTTAATGTGTCACGTACGCCCGTACGCGAAGCCTTGAAGCAGTTGTCAATCATGGGCCTGGTAGAGTACCGTCCCAACCGCGGTTCGGTGGTGGCGGCCATGACCCCTGAACAGCTCGACCAGATGTTCGAGGCTATCGGAGAGTTGGAAGCAGCCTGTGCACGCCATGCCGCCCTGCGTATGACCGAAAACGAACGGGCTCAGCTTCGTGAGCTGCATGTTCAGGGGCGGTTGTCTATGCAGGCCGGGGATATGAACCGTTATGACGTGGTTAATCTTGAGCTGCACACCACCATCATTCAAGGTTGTCATAACCCGGTATTGATAGATCTGGCCATGAGCTTACGCCACCGCATATCCCCTTTTCGTCGCACCCAGTTTCGCAACATGGAGCGGATGGGCGAATCTTTTGAGGAGCATTCGGTCATCGTGGAAGCTATCCTGTCGCACGATGTGATTACGACCTACCGAGCCATGCGAACCCACCTGCTCTCCGCACGGAATGCCACGACCCGAGTCGCACCGGTCTGGGCCAACACGACTGCCGACAACAATTAAATAAAATGGAGATGCAGTACAATATGAATCCTATTCTTGGCAGCAGGGGCGCCGTTGTTGCCCCTCACTCTCTAGCATCCCAGGCGGGTCTCGATATTTTTCGTGAGGGCGGCAACGCCATCGAAGCGACTATTGCGGTAGCCGCCACACTGGCGGTTGTCTACCCGCACATGACCGGCATCGGAGGGGATGGCTTCTGGCTGTTGCATGCACCCGGGCAGGCCATGCAATCGATCGATGCCTGTGGCGCAACAGGCGCAGGCGTCACTCGCGCGATCTATGGCGACTGGAAAAGTATTCCATGGCGCGGCCCGCTGGCAGCGAATACGGTTGCCGGTACAGTGTCCGGTTGGGGGGCCGCCTATGAGTTCAGTCGTACCCGATGGGGCGGCCGTCTGCCATTCGCGCGTCTTCTGGAAAGTGCGATTTATTACGCTAGGGAAGGCTTCCCTGTTACACGCAGTCAGGAGGAGAACACACGCGCCAAATTAGCCGATCTGATTGCTCAACCCGGATTTGCTGATACCTTCCTGAATCAGAGACAGGTACCAAGCTATGGCCAGCGCCATTACTTCCCGGCACTGGCGGCTACTCTGGAACAGTTGGCCAGGGCAGGTACGGATGACTTCTACCGGGGTGAATTGGCACAACAAACGGGGATCGATCTGGCCACGATCGGCAGCCCCCTCACAACAAACGATCTAGCCCAGCATCAGGCACAGATAAAACCACCTCTGCAATTGCGCTTATCCAATGCCACCGTATTCAACATGGCACCACCAACCCAGGGACTGGCTTCGCTGCTAATACTCGGCATCTACGACCGCATTCGCCAAACCGGATGGAGTCCAGATAACGTAGAGGGTATTCATGCGCTAGTGGAAGCCACCAAACGGGCATTTTTAGTGCGTGACAAGTATGTAACCGACCCCGCTCATATGCAGATTGACCCGGTTAACCTTTTGAACGGAA from Sulfuriferula thiophila harbors:
- a CDS encoding GntR family transcriptional regulator, with the protein product MSQTESQENTRSRGGLADEICRKIADEIVLGNFAPSTHLDEVSLAERFNVSRTPVREALKQLSIMGLVEYRPNRGSVVAAMTPEQLDQMFEAIGELEAACARHAALRMTENERAQLRELHVQGRLSMQAGDMNRYDVVNLELHTTIIQGCHNPVLIDLAMSLRHRISPFRRTQFRNMERMGESFEEHSVIVEAILSHDVITTYRAMRTHLLSARNATTRVAPVWANTTADNN
- a CDS encoding ABC transporter ATP-binding protein; this encodes MKINFPVTDRSGPAQPLLIVRDLKKYFPVRGSLLTRKRQFVHAVDGVSFSVPKGKTLGIVGESGCGKSTTARLIARLMAVDSGSMIFDGEGVDEYGGIELKEFRRNLQMVFQDSYASLNPRLSITETIAYGPQIHGVSATQANRITRDLLARVGLEPDQFGARYPHELSGGQRQRVNIARALAFDPRMVILDEAVAALDKSVQAQVLNLLQELKDERQLTYLFISHDLHVVHYLSDHVMVMYLGEVVETGPVENIYGQAAHPYTLALLSAVPSMDPDHRTQASPLMGDPPNPINPPGGCRFRERCSHAHQVCEAQTPTLMTVGGNEQHLVACHMNNNHSGHPKSNQEISV
- a CDS encoding ABC transporter substrate-binding protein; this translates as MTDIPLTTGQPDRGAGAYQFTGHTLYDPLIAWEANISNHPGKLVPGLATSWKVDAKDHKKWLFTLRQGVKFHDSSEFKADAVIWNLDKVLADKSPQFDAKQSAQVRPRIPSIASYRKVNDYTVEITTKDVDALFPYQLPWFLISSPAQWEKMGKDWSQVAIHPSGTGPFKLDKLVPRERADLVKNKDYWDKTRIAKTDRIVLIPIPDAMTRVNALLNGQVDIIETPPPDVLPQLKSAGFRIVQNITPHVWPYHFSTLPGSPWADIRVRKAANLAIDRDAVVKLLNGLATPATGQMDITSPWFGKPTFKIHYDLAAARKLMAEAGYSKEHPLVAKVIIAQGGTGQMLSLPMNEFIQQSLAEVNIQVSFEVVELENLYLHWRSGAKADMNAGKGISAINLAYVTADPFYGITRFVDSHYIAPNGVNWGGYNNPKVDEMVDKIRTSFDTKVQDGLLAKVHETMVNDALMLWVVHDVNPHALSPKVKEFVQAQHWFQDLTTIRM
- a CDS encoding ABC transporter permease — its product is MLIYILKRVLYAIPIALSVTVVSFMLVYLAPGDPLNAIAPADAPADVIASLKSAYGLDRPVPVQYGMWLLRAVQGDLGTSIASGRSVTGEVMSAVSNTLMLAGFASFAGVLVGCILGALAGYHRDSWIDRLATALSVIGVSIPHYWLGLVLTIIFSIWLGWLPAMGAGPGGSGEWLWDFEHLQYLVLPALTLSVIPMGIITRTVRALVSDMLEQEFVMALRARGLSGRAVFRHIAKNTAPTVLAVAGLQIGYLMGGSILVETVFAWPGTGFLLNTAIFQRDMPLLQGTLLVLCMFFVVLNLIVDIVQPMIDPRMGRN
- a CDS encoding ABC transporter ATP-binding protein gives rise to the protein MNMVSLQDLSVEFCGNRTASALNQVNLELGKGEVLGLLGESGSGKSVTLRTLLRLYPTHNTHISGHIRVDGRDVLALKGRELELYRGGTVSMVFQEPGLAFDPVYTIGQQITEAIRIHEAIDEKTARQQALSMLDRVQIPQAKRRFDAYPNELSGGMRQRAMIALALACKPKLLLADEPTTALDASVQIQILLLLRELQQETGMSVIFVTHDIGAAVEIADRIAVMYAGRVVEQGQVAQIVRQPRHPYTAGLLASSVGMENRGKVLMAVPGSPPDLAFLPPGCSFAPRCARSDAQCQREHPPTVIRGSESLACFHPILPFTEAA
- a CDS encoding P-II family nitrogen regulator — protein: MKEIRAIIRPKRLSQLREALRDISHFPGVTIFRGEGFTAPESIDRRSLRAELTDFTDKVMVSIIARDEMVDAITEVIMRECRTSQIGDGLIWVMPVVSVQRIRDGHWLQASENGIECPSSQSDIV
- a CDS encoding efflux RND transporter permease subunit; its protein translation is MIESLIKSALAQRLVIVVIAVVMLLFGLDATRKLSVDAFPDVTNVQVQIATEATGRSPEEVERGITVPLEVIMTGLPGLTEMRSLNKPGLSLITLVFTEETDVFFARQLVMERLLEVQPKMPQGITPVLGPVSTGLGEVYQYTLERPDDGKRALTIAELTERRIAQDWVVRPLLRSIPGVAEINSQGGYIKEYQIRVNPDRLRHYNLSIADIYQAVARNNANASGGILPQRAEQYLIRGIGLVKNLDDIRAIVVKEKDGVPVFLREVAEVKIGHEVRYGAVVKNGTTESVGGIVIMARGGNAKEVVTRVKARVAEINAKGMLPGGIKIVPYYDRSELVDAALGTVTKVLIEGVVLVVIILFLFLGDVRSSLIVVASLVLTPLLTFLAMNQLGLSANLMSLGGLAIAIGLMVDGSVVMVENAFGKLGHAKPNESKVRIILNASLEVATPVIFGVGIIILVFLPLMTLQGMEGKMFAPLAFTISIALAISLVLSLTLTPVLSSYLLKGGAEHDTRLIAAIKRPYLHLLNTALLHRRKTLIISIAAFAGAILLVPFLGSSFIPEMKEGSIVPGINRVPNISLEESVRMEQEGMRLIMQVPGVKSVVSGVGRGESPADSQGPNESTPIVSLKPRDEWPKGWTQDNIAEAIRTKLAALPGVQIVMAQPISDRVDELLTGVRSDIAIKVFGDDMDELKRKADAIAKVARTVPGAQDIRVDRVTGQQYLVIDIDRPTIARYGMNVSDVQDLIETAIGGKVATEIFEGERRFQATVRLPAAFRDNIETIRHILITTPSGAQVNLSDLARINVVEGPAQINREMGKRRIVVGVNVKDRDLGSFVAELQQKVDKQIKLPEGYYLEWGGQFQNMERAMGHLMVIIPITIAAIFFLLFLLFGSLRLATLIILVLPFASIGGVIGLFISGEYLSVPASVGFIALWGMAVLNGVVLVSYIRSLREQGKSIAEAVTEGAAMRFRPVMMTATVAMLGLVPFLFSTGPGSEIQRPLAIVVIGGLITSTLLTLVVLPALYKWFDEPPIEA
- a CDS encoding ABC transporter permease, producing MTNSLSMPLSAVAAARSRSYWATVWYQLLHDPMALFTAFILLLIVGAAVFAPWLSPADPYKASMLHRLLPLGSEGHLLGTDELGRDMLSRLMYGGRISLLMGVIPVLVAFVIGTSMGLFAGYAGGWVNMVIMRVLDVFYAFPSVLLAVAISGALGPGMSNSLIALSLIFIPQVVRVAESVTTQVRKLDYIEAARMSGAGTFSIIRVHVLSNVLGPVFVYSTGLLSVSMILASGLSFLGLGVKPPEPEWGLMLNTLRSAIYINPWLAALPGVLIFITSIAFNLLADSVRTAMDIRR
- a CDS encoding gamma-glutamyltransferase family protein, translating into MNPILGSRGAVVAPHSLASQAGLDIFREGGNAIEATIAVAATLAVVYPHMTGIGGDGFWLLHAPGQAMQSIDACGATGAGVTRAIYGDWKSIPWRGPLAANTVAGTVSGWGAAYEFSRTRWGGRLPFARLLESAIYYAREGFPVTRSQEENTRAKLADLIAQPGFADTFLNQRQVPSYGQRHYFPALAATLEQLARAGTDDFYRGELAQQTGIDLATIGSPLTTNDLAQHQAQIKPPLQLRLSNATVFNMAPPTQGLASLLILGIYDRIRQTGWSPDNVEGIHALVEATKRAFLVRDKYVTDPAHMQIDPVNLLNGKMLDALASRVPLEHASSWPAPVSDGDTTWIGAVDAAGRAVSMIQSIYFEFGSGVVLPGSGICWQNRGCSFDLRPGQLRSLEPGRKPFHTLNPAMATLDDGRLLVYGTMGGEGQPQTQAAVFSRYVWGDHNVRSAVAAPRWLLGRTWAEQSTTLKLESRYSPILIQALRELGHPVEVVADFDERMGHAGALVRHPEGWIEGGEDPRSDGSVAAW